One Kaistella polysaccharea DNA segment encodes these proteins:
- a CDS encoding YciE/YciF ferroxidase family protein: METKKAQSPKKGEKKDIATSLRDFFVDGLKDIYWAENALVQTLPKMFDHSTDQKLKTAIKDHLAQTKEHVKRLEQVFESIGEKAEGKKCMAMDGIIKEGEGIIEETQEGPVRDAGIIASAQKVEHYEIATYGTLAAFAKTLNERTALDLLLRTLGEEKKSDTLLSYIADTNLNSQAVDGRLRSKDLNAV, encoded by the coding sequence ATGGAAACTAAAAAAGCACAATCGCCCAAAAAAGGCGAGAAAAAAGACATCGCAACTTCACTACGGGATTTTTTTGTCGATGGTTTGAAAGACATTTACTGGGCAGAAAATGCACTGGTACAAACATTACCGAAAATGTTCGATCACTCTACTGATCAAAAATTAAAGACTGCGATTAAGGATCATTTAGCCCAAACTAAAGAACACGTTAAAAGATTGGAACAGGTATTTGAATCGATTGGCGAAAAAGCTGAAGGCAAAAAATGTATGGCCATGGATGGAATTATAAAAGAAGGAGAAGGCATTATAGAAGAAACCCAGGAAGGTCCAGTTCGGGATGCCGGAATAATTGCAAGCGCTCAAAAAGTTGAACATTATGAAATCGCCACCTATGGAACATTGGCTGCATTTGCAAAAACGCTCAACGAAAGAACTGCGTTGGATTTACTATTACGGACTTTGGGAGAAGAAAAAAAATCCGATACTTTACTGAGTTACATTGCCGATACCAACCTAAACTCTCAGGCAGTTGACGGTAGGTTGCGTTCAAAAGATTTAAATGCTGTTTAA
- a CDS encoding isoaspartyl peptidase/L-asparaginase family protein produces the protein MSTRRKFLQLSALASAGTLLASCLPQKSGFQISKNPRKPVVLSTWRFGLEANAEAWKILGNNGKALDAVEQGVRIVEDNPEERSVGYGGRPDRDGKVTLDACIMDENANIGAVASLENIKNPISVARAVMEKTPHVMLVGDGALQFALEQGFQSMNLLTPESEKEWREWLKTSTYSPVANIENHDTIGMIALDVHGNLSGACTTSGMAFKMHGRVGDSPIIGAGLFVDNEIGAATATGHGEEVIRTCGSYLVVEMMRQGRSPQEACEEAVKRIHHFIRKGGRNEKEIQIGFIALNKNGETGAFCLQKGFNYAVHDDKNNVLIDAKSLL, from the coding sequence ATGTCAACAAGAAGAAAATTTTTACAGCTTTCTGCACTGGCTTCGGCGGGAACTTTGCTTGCCTCTTGCCTCCCGCAAAAATCTGGTTTTCAAATTTCTAAAAATCCGCGCAAACCTGTTGTACTTTCTACATGGCGATTTGGCCTTGAAGCAAACGCTGAAGCCTGGAAGATTTTAGGAAATAACGGTAAAGCTTTGGATGCTGTAGAACAGGGAGTGCGAATTGTTGAAGATAATCCGGAAGAAAGAAGTGTAGGTTATGGCGGACGACCAGATCGAGATGGGAAAGTAACGTTGGACGCCTGTATTATGGATGAAAATGCAAATATAGGAGCAGTAGCTTCCCTTGAAAATATAAAAAACCCCATTTCTGTTGCACGAGCGGTAATGGAGAAAACACCTCACGTAATGCTCGTAGGCGATGGCGCTTTGCAATTTGCTTTGGAGCAAGGATTTCAATCCATGAATCTGCTCACGCCAGAAAGTGAGAAAGAATGGCGAGAATGGTTGAAAACTTCCACTTATTCTCCGGTAGCAAATATTGAAAATCACGATACGATTGGTATGATCGCACTCGATGTACACGGCAATTTATCTGGTGCATGCACCACTTCCGGCATGGCTTTTAAAATGCATGGAAGAGTAGGAGATTCACCGATTATCGGTGCCGGGCTTTTTGTAGATAATGAAATCGGAGCTGCAACAGCAACAGGACACGGCGAAGAAGTCATCCGAACTTGTGGATCCTATTTGGTTGTGGAAATGATGCGCCAGGGAAGATCGCCACAGGAAGCTTGTGAGGAAGCGGTGAAAAGAATTCATCACTTTATTAGAAAAGGTGGACGAAATGAAAAAGAAATCCAAATTGGATTTATTGCGCTCAACAAAAATGGCGAAACCGGCGCTTTTTGTCTGCAGAAAGGATTTAATTACGCAGTTCACGATGATAAAAATAATGTTTTAATAGACGCTAAAAGCTTACTATAA
- a CDS encoding copper homeostasis protein CutC, whose translation MLEIACFEITSAETALQSMADRIEFCADIDLGGTTPDFYEFLHLKRHYSTPVYVMIRPNGGPFYYTDAEFIEMKSSVITFKEAGADGFVFGILDAHNEIDEGKNKELLELAGDVPCTFHRAFDRTADLEKSIQTLIKLGFRTVLTSGGKKSALEGKENLKNLIEKYQHKIEILIGGGVRSNNLAEIRKFTGGTSFHSSAILKYDTFVTTEEIKKLKQLSF comes from the coding sequence ATGCTAGAAATTGCTTGCTTTGAAATAACTTCTGCCGAAACTGCGCTCCAGTCAATGGCTGACCGAATAGAATTCTGTGCAGATATTGACCTCGGCGGTACAACGCCCGATTTTTATGAATTTCTCCATTTAAAAAGGCATTATTCAACTCCGGTTTATGTCATGATTCGGCCGAATGGTGGACCTTTCTATTATACCGACGCTGAATTTATTGAGATGAAAAGCAGTGTGATCACTTTTAAGGAAGCAGGTGCAGATGGTTTTGTCTTCGGGATTTTAGATGCTCATAACGAAATTGACGAGGGGAAAAATAAGGAACTTCTGGAATTGGCCGGTGATGTTCCGTGTACTTTTCACCGTGCATTTGACCGTACGGCAGATTTGGAAAAATCCATTCAAACTTTAATTAAATTGGGCTTCCGAACCGTATTGACATCAGGTGGCAAAAAAAGTGCGCTCGAAGGGAAAGAAAACCTTAAAAACTTAATTGAAAAATACCAGCATAAAATCGAAATTTTAATTGGCGGTGGCGTTCGGTCCAATAATCTAGCAGAAATTCGCAAATTTACGGGTGGCACCAGTTTTCACTCTTCTGCAATTCTCAAATATGATACTTTTGTGACGACAGAGGAAATTAAAAAATTAAAGCAACTCAGTTTCTAA
- a CDS encoding catalase, producing the protein MKINESEPFENGANPKQEQLGKFTTDNQGEFLTTDQGLKINDDQNSLKAGERGATLLEDFILREKITHFDHERIPERIVHARGSGAHGVFELYKSMEKYTKAKFLNNTAIKTPVFVRFSTVAGFRGSTDVPRDVRGFAVKFYTQEGNYDLVGNNMPVFFIQDATKFPDLVHAVKPEPHNEIPQAASAHDTFWDFISLMPEAMHNVMWLMSDRAIPRSLRMMEGFGIHTFRFINEEGKSHFVKFHWKPKQGVLGLAWDEAQRIAGKDTDFHRRDLWEAIDEGHHPEWELGVQIVPQEDEHKYPFDLLDPTKLIPEEMVPVEIIGKMTLNRNPDNFFAETEQVAFHPGHLVPGIDFTNDPLLQGRLFSYTDTQISRLGGPNFHEIPINKSIPEVTNNQRDGMHRMQINTGRVAYNPNSMGGGCPFQAKIAEGGFSSFEERIDAKKIRQRSESFFDHFSQPELFYKSMSNDEKRHIQNAFSFELGKVKIVPIRQRMVNMLLEIDKDLAKIVGDNLGLIPEKLPQPITGSIPADGDLEHYHSFTNKLPIKNAPSLSMENKLPSDIKARKVAILMADGVNDEAFTEIKKKLCDMGAMVAVIAPKHGFVTTKSGDQYPIDESLLTAASVVFDAVYVAGGDGIKTLSSNPDALHFVAEAFKHCKPIGGDKDAKDFLKKAIPEIKLPANGVSTKGKLDDFVKDIEKHRFWDREVNPVVPA; encoded by the coding sequence ATGAAAATAAATGAAAGTGAACCGTTTGAAAACGGTGCAAATCCAAAACAAGAGCAATTAGGGAAATTCACCACAGATAATCAAGGCGAATTTTTAACAACGGATCAGGGCTTAAAAATAAATGACGACCAAAACTCCTTAAAAGCTGGTGAAAGAGGCGCAACACTTCTGGAGGATTTTATACTCCGGGAAAAAATTACCCATTTCGATCATGAAAGAATTCCAGAAAGGATTGTTCATGCTAGAGGTTCGGGTGCGCACGGCGTTTTCGAATTGTATAAATCGATGGAGAAATATACCAAAGCGAAGTTTTTAAATAATACCGCTATAAAAACTCCGGTTTTTGTGCGATTTTCTACCGTCGCTGGTTTTCGAGGATCGACAGATGTCCCCAGAGATGTTCGCGGTTTTGCCGTTAAATTTTATACTCAGGAAGGAAATTATGATCTTGTAGGAAATAATATGCCCGTTTTTTTTATTCAGGACGCGACTAAATTTCCGGATCTTGTTCATGCCGTAAAACCTGAACCACACAATGAAATTCCTCAAGCTGCATCTGCACACGATACTTTTTGGGATTTTATTTCGCTCATGCCAGAAGCAATGCACAATGTAATGTGGCTTATGAGTGACCGTGCGATTCCCCGCAGTTTACGGATGATGGAAGGTTTCGGAATTCATACTTTCCGCTTTATTAATGAAGAAGGAAAGTCTCATTTTGTAAAATTCCACTGGAAACCGAAACAAGGTGTTTTAGGTTTAGCTTGGGATGAAGCACAAAGAATTGCGGGAAAAGACACCGACTTTCACCGTCGTGATTTATGGGAAGCGATCGATGAAGGTCATCATCCGGAATGGGAACTTGGCGTACAGATCGTACCGCAAGAAGATGAACATAAATATCCGTTTGATCTTTTAGATCCAACCAAATTAATACCGGAAGAAATGGTTCCTGTTGAAATTATAGGAAAGATGACTCTAAATAGAAATCCTGACAATTTTTTTGCAGAAACGGAACAAGTTGCTTTCCATCCAGGACATTTGGTTCCTGGTATTGACTTTACCAATGATCCACTTCTGCAGGGCAGATTATTTTCGTACACCGATACGCAAATTTCAAGATTAGGTGGACCTAATTTCCATGAGATTCCAATTAATAAATCGATTCCCGAAGTGACCAATAATCAACGGGACGGCATGCATCGAATGCAGATCAATACAGGAAGAGTTGCTTACAATCCAAACTCAATGGGTGGTGGCTGTCCTTTCCAGGCGAAAATTGCGGAAGGTGGTTTTAGTTCATTTGAGGAAAGAATTGATGCTAAAAAAATAAGACAGAGAAGCGAGAGTTTTTTCGATCATTTCAGCCAGCCGGAATTATTTTACAAAAGCATGTCAAACGATGAGAAAAGGCACATTCAGAATGCATTTTCTTTTGAATTGGGTAAAGTTAAAATTGTTCCAATTCGCCAGCGAATGGTTAATATGCTCTTAGAAATAGATAAAGATCTCGCGAAGATTGTAGGAGATAATTTAGGATTAATTCCAGAAAAGTTACCGCAACCCATCACAGGAAGTATCCCAGCAGACGGTGATTTGGAACATTATCACTCCTTTACAAATAAATTACCAATTAAGAACGCACCGTCTTTAAGTATGGAGAATAAATTACCTTCCGATATTAAAGCAAGAAAAGTTGCGATTTTAATGGCAGATGGAGTTAATGATGAAGCTTTCACAGAAATCAAAAAAAAATTGTGCGATATGGGGGCAATGGTTGCTGTAATTGCGCCAAAACACGGATTTGTCACAACGAAATCTGGAGATCAATATCCCATTGATGAAAGTTTACTTACTGCAGCTTCTGTGGTTTTTGATGCGGTTTATGTTGCCGGTGGAGACGGAATTAAAACACTTTCTTCAAATCCCGATGCACTGCATTTCGTGGCAGAAGCCTTCAAACATTGTAAACCAATTGGTGGAGATAAAGATGCCAAAGATTTTCTGAAAAAAGCCATTCCTGAAATTAAACTGCCTGCAAATGGTGTTTCAACAAAAGGAAAATTAGACGATTTTGTAAAAGATATCGAAAAACACCGATTCTGGGACCGCGAGGTAAATCCAGTTGTTCCGGCATAA
- the nadD gene encoding nicotinate (nicotinamide) nucleotide adenylyltransferase has product MKKIGLFFGSFNPIHIGHLILANYILENTDMDELWFIVSPQNPFKDKKSLLQDHNRLDMVQLAVKNYPKMRASNVEFSLPVPSYTIDTLTYLKEKHPDYNFALIMGEDNLKGLPKWKNAEVLIKNYQIIVYPRLSEDSADEQPKFLNGNISLIQAPIIELSATEIRKMLKDGKNVRPMLPPEVFEYLDGSNFYR; this is encoded by the coding sequence ATGAAGAAAATCGGTTTATTTTTTGGCAGCTTTAATCCAATTCATATTGGTCATTTAATTTTGGCCAATTACATTCTTGAAAATACAGATATGGATGAATTGTGGTTTATTGTCAGTCCACAAAATCCCTTTAAAGATAAAAAGTCTCTTTTGCAGGATCATAATCGTTTAGATATGGTGCAGTTAGCGGTGAAGAATTATCCGAAAATGCGTGCTTCCAATGTCGAATTTTCTTTACCAGTTCCTAGTTATACAATAGATACGCTCACTTATTTGAAGGAAAAGCATCCCGATTATAATTTTGCGCTAATAATGGGTGAAGACAATTTAAAAGGTTTACCAAAATGGAAAAATGCAGAAGTTTTAATTAAAAATTATCAAATTATTGTGTATCCTCGGCTTTCAGAAGATTCAGCTGACGAACAACCTAAATTTTTAAATGGTAATATTTCACTCATTCAAGCACCGATTATTGAACTTTCCGCGACAGAAATTAGAAAGATGCTCAAAGATGGTAAAAATGTTAGACCCATGCTTCCACCAGAAGTATTCGAATATTTAGATGGAAGTAATTTTTACAGATAA
- the ctlX gene encoding citrulline utilization hydrolase CtlX produces MQTTDTVLMIEPVAFGFNSETAENNYFQVNSENSSTQEKALEEFNNFADKLRAKGINVITIKDTLEPHSPDSIFPNNWVSFHEDGSVALYPMFAPNRRVERRSDILDAVKNEGFSISEIDDRSGSENENKFLEGTGSMIFDHDYKIAYGSVSLRLDEELFRDFCAKYDYTPVVFHSFQNVGNERFPIYHTNVMMCVAEQFVVICLDCIDDEMEREKVQEVIKTTNKEVIEISEDQMQQFAGNMLQVQNTEGTQFLVMSETAYKSLEPEQIEKIESYCEIIYSDLNTIETNGGGSARCMLAEVFLPKN; encoded by the coding sequence ATGCAGACAACTGACACCGTTTTGATGATTGAGCCTGTTGCTTTCGGCTTTAATTCTGAAACTGCCGAAAACAATTATTTCCAGGTGAATTCTGAAAATTCGTCTACTCAGGAAAAAGCACTTGAAGAATTTAATAATTTTGCTGACAAATTACGCGCTAAAGGCATCAACGTGATTACCATTAAAGATACTTTAGAACCCCATTCTCCGGATTCGATTTTCCCCAACAACTGGGTAAGTTTTCACGAAGACGGCAGCGTTGCACTTTACCCAATGTTTGCACCGAATCGCCGCGTAGAAAGACGTTCTGATATTTTAGACGCAGTTAAAAACGAGGGATTTAGCATTTCTGAAATCGATGACCGATCGGGTTCTGAAAACGAAAATAAATTTTTGGAAGGAACAGGAAGCATGATTTTCGATCATGATTACAAAATTGCCTACGGTTCTGTCTCATTGCGGTTAGACGAAGAACTTTTCCGGGATTTCTGCGCAAAATATGATTATACGCCAGTTGTTTTTCATTCATTTCAAAATGTAGGAAACGAAAGATTTCCTATTTATCATACCAACGTCATGATGTGTGTTGCGGAGCAATTCGTGGTGATCTGCCTGGATTGTATTGATGATGAAATGGAAAGAGAAAAAGTACAGGAAGTCATTAAAACAACCAATAAAGAGGTTATCGAAATTTCTGAAGATCAAATGCAGCAGTTTGCAGGAAATATGCTTCAAGTTCAAAATACAGAAGGAACGCAATTTTTGGTGATGAGTGAAACGGCCTATAAATCATTAGAACCCGAACAAATAGAAAAGATAGAATCCTACTGCGAAATTATTTATTCTGATTTAAATACCATTGAAACTAATGGTGGCGGAAGTGCCCGTTGCATGTTGGCGGAAGTTTTTTTACCGAAGAATTAA
- a CDS encoding FAD/NAD(P)-binding protein translates to MTKDTIAKTDLSNIAIIGSGPTALFLLKYFSENIDVLKSQIKSITIFEKEEIFGMGMPYHPVTTDIYNLANISSEEIPLLQESFGDWLRRQDAELLKKLNITNLPIDDSEVYSRVSLGHYFEEQFKLIIRFLESAGIAVIQKVNCEVSDLSKAEEEDLNLSDCNGENYSFSTVVIANGHEWKDEDKPEAGYYASPWPIHKLIPSKKDGYNFPIGTLGASLSAFDVVTSLSHRHGEFRRINNKLTFKKHDANPDFKIVLHSAEGWLPHLQYEQKEPIREIYRHFNRKQLLELIDDEGFLRIETYFDQLCRPALIEAFRKDRLTHVVDQLSEPNFSFKDLVTLMAEKHEYIDSFEGMKKEMITARNSIEHKIPIYWMETLDDLMYSLNYHAELLPAEDHLFFHTEIMSFLMNVIAALPLQSAEILLALYDADCIELKSGFVNFPEDAFSGNCTKISLDPLNGNSEEIEYKLFVNCGGEKKMELQDYPFQSLVKQGVVRAATAKCADPEMCSEKAKNSDKIELVQVDSDMEMNLSGIQIDSSYRTINTGNTTNNFLYDINFTHTNGLRPYSYGLQACSATSLILVESWLAEILEDKNVSEEIETITKLYKDVDGL, encoded by the coding sequence ATGACTAAAGATACAATTGCGAAAACTGATTTATCAAATATTGCCATAATCGGCAGCGGGCCGACTGCCCTTTTTTTACTCAAATATTTCTCAGAAAATATTGATGTTTTAAAATCTCAAATAAAATCAATAACCATTTTCGAAAAAGAAGAAATTTTTGGAATGGGAATGCCTTATCACCCTGTAACAACCGACATTTATAATTTAGCTAATATTTCCTCTGAAGAAATCCCATTGCTTCAAGAATCATTTGGAGATTGGTTACGCAGGCAAGACGCAGAATTATTGAAAAAACTTAATATTACCAATTTACCCATTGATGATTCTGAGGTCTACAGCCGGGTTTCGTTAGGCCATTATTTCGAAGAACAATTTAAGCTGATTATTAGATTTTTGGAATCTGCTGGAATTGCGGTTATTCAAAAAGTGAATTGTGAAGTTTCTGATTTGTCAAAAGCTGAAGAAGAAGACCTAAACCTTAGCGATTGCAATGGTGAAAATTATAGTTTTTCAACTGTAGTGATTGCAAACGGTCATGAATGGAAAGATGAAGACAAGCCTGAAGCCGGATATTACGCGTCTCCTTGGCCGATTCATAAATTAATTCCGAGTAAAAAAGATGGTTATAATTTCCCAATAGGAACTTTGGGAGCGTCTTTAAGTGCATTTGATGTTGTAACTTCTTTATCGCACCGACATGGGGAATTTAGGAGAATAAATAACAAATTAACCTTTAAGAAGCACGACGCAAATCCTGATTTCAAGATTGTTTTACATTCGGCCGAAGGCTGGTTGCCACATTTACAATATGAGCAGAAAGAACCTATCAGAGAAATATATCGGCATTTCAATCGAAAACAATTGTTGGAATTAATTGATGATGAAGGTTTTTTGCGGATAGAAACTTATTTTGACCAGTTATGTAGACCGGCTTTAATTGAAGCTTTTCGTAAAGACCGATTAACGCATGTGGTAGATCAATTGAGTGAACCAAATTTCAGTTTTAAAGATTTGGTAACATTAATGGCGGAGAAGCATGAATATATTGATTCCTTTGAAGGGATGAAAAAGGAAATGATTACCGCAAGAAATTCGATTGAGCATAAAATTCCCATTTACTGGATGGAAACTTTAGATGATTTAATGTACAGTTTAAATTATCACGCAGAACTGTTGCCCGCGGAAGATCACTTATTTTTTCACACAGAAATTATGTCTTTTCTGATGAATGTAATTGCGGCGTTACCATTGCAGTCGGCAGAAATTCTTCTCGCATTATATGATGCTGACTGTATTGAATTAAAATCGGGATTTGTTAACTTCCCCGAAGATGCCTTCAGTGGAAATTGCACCAAAATATCTCTTGACCCTCTAAACGGTAATTCGGAGGAAATTGAGTATAAATTATTCGTAAACTGCGGTGGTGAGAAAAAAATGGAACTTCAGGATTATCCTTTTCAGTCTTTGGTGAAACAAGGTGTAGTACGTGCAGCGACGGCAAAGTGTGCGGATCCAGAAATGTGTTCTGAGAAGGCAAAAAATTCAGATAAAATTGAACTTGTACAAGTAGATTCAGATATGGAAATGAATTTATCAGGAATTCAAATTGATTCCAGCTACCGAACCATCAATACGGGAAACACAACTAATAATTTTCTCTATGATATCAATTTTACGCATACCAATGGATTACGACCGTATTCATATGGTCTTCAGGCGTGCAGTGCGACAAGTCTCATCTTAGTTGAATCGTGGCTCGCAGAAATTTTGGAAGATAAAAATGTGAGTGAAGAAATTGAAACCATCACAAAACTTTACAAAGATGTCGATGGATTGTAA
- a CDS encoding outer membrane beta-barrel family protein — MKKLIITLSVLTGFVAFAQNQSDSESLKTENIKEVKMTKKVFRKESDRFVYDVAASPVAKGNTAFELLKETPLVSSTDDKTLKIAGKSNAVIYINGRVTQMDAEGVEQFLKNMPAENIQKIEVITLPGSEFKVESTDGIINIVLKKKTTDGLNGNARFYNEQKYFNGTGAGVSLNYRKDKLGISGNVNTSENIEHKYYILNSGNKNASTRSVGPMSDPNKNLGGYVNIDYQLNDKSSLALTYNSRLNRSFNSTIELYNISTDNLTNISKYSVTNSKEDAHSANNSLNINYELKTDSLGSKLNVNVAGLLYRRYQTSTNFTYDSDINQNKNSPLLRIDQDQPQIINNFSATADYIRKFEKDLTIAVGGNYNKTSTDNDTKYSAYDYRTKITDPQANHFIYDENILGAYLTLEKSFSPKFSGKVGARYELTQSEGNSDNPTDERLKSIKRNYNQILPYLSLNYTLNEKNNISYAFSSRVKRPSFWELNPTKTFLTEFNYTQNNPFVKSSSVYSQELTYMYKNSYFLILSHALVKDNITEVPLQGVIDGVNQVRYIRTNFGTNQEFGAMLGMQKSFFKGYLSTNFNVGLQHNINNGSLSEDPISGDIFPLYENKKSSTSFTIQTSNNIQLDKKKTWFLGVNYFYVDKQMIELGELDQLMSLDFTVKKIWNNWTFSVDLDDVLNTQLISITDYQANGNYNNISQDRYSRGVKFTMVYNFGNQKVKKIRDIDSADKDIKSRTR; from the coding sequence ATGAAAAAACTAATTATTACGCTTTCGGTACTTACAGGTTTTGTTGCTTTTGCGCAAAATCAATCGGATTCAGAATCTCTAAAAACGGAAAACATCAAGGAAGTGAAGATGACAAAAAAAGTCTTCAGAAAAGAAAGCGACCGTTTCGTTTATGATGTTGCAGCTTCTCCGGTTGCGAAGGGAAATACAGCTTTCGAACTTTTGAAAGAGACTCCACTTGTTTCTTCCACAGATGATAAAACGCTGAAAATAGCAGGAAAGTCAAACGCTGTAATTTATATTAATGGCAGAGTTACCCAAATGGATGCAGAAGGAGTGGAACAATTTCTAAAAAATATGCCTGCAGAAAATATTCAGAAAATTGAGGTAATAACTTTGCCGGGAAGTGAATTCAAAGTAGAATCTACAGACGGAATTATCAATATCGTTCTGAAAAAGAAAACAACCGACGGTTTAAACGGAAATGCAAGATTTTATAATGAGCAAAAATATTTTAATGGAACAGGCGCCGGCGTAAGTTTAAACTATCGAAAAGATAAACTCGGAATTAGCGGGAATGTAAACACGAGCGAAAACATTGAGCATAAATATTATATTTTAAATAGTGGCAACAAAAACGCATCTACAAGATCAGTGGGTCCAATGTCTGATCCAAATAAAAATTTGGGTGGTTATGTAAATATTGATTATCAGTTAAACGATAAAAGTAGTTTGGCGTTAACCTACAATTCCCGGCTGAACAGAAGTTTTAATTCTACCATTGAATTGTATAATATCTCAACGGATAATCTTACAAATATTTCCAAATATTCTGTGACAAATAGTAAAGAAGATGCGCACTCGGCTAATAATTCACTCAATATAAATTACGAATTGAAAACAGATTCGCTTGGAAGTAAACTGAATGTAAATGTAGCCGGATTGCTTTACAGAAGATATCAAACCTCCACGAATTTCACGTACGATTCGGATATTAATCAAAACAAAAATTCTCCGCTTTTAAGAATTGATCAGGATCAACCGCAAATCATTAATAATTTTTCTGCGACCGCAGATTACATTAGAAAATTTGAGAAAGACCTTACGATTGCAGTCGGCGGAAATTATAATAAAACAAGTACTGATAATGACACCAAGTACAGCGCTTACGATTACCGCACGAAAATTACAGACCCGCAAGCCAATCATTTTATTTATGATGAAAATATTTTGGGTGCCTATTTAACGCTAGAAAAATCATTTTCTCCAAAATTTTCTGGTAAAGTTGGTGCCCGATATGAACTTACGCAAAGCGAAGGTAATTCCGATAATCCAACGGACGAAAGATTAAAAAGCATCAAAAGAAATTATAATCAAATTTTACCTTACCTGAGTTTGAATTATACTTTAAATGAAAAAAATAATATTTCATATGCGTTTTCCAGTCGTGTAAAAAGACCAAGTTTTTGGGAGCTTAATCCAACCAAGACTTTTTTGACCGAATTTAATTATACGCAGAATAATCCTTTTGTAAAATCATCTTCGGTATACAGTCAGGAGTTAACGTACATGTACAAAAACTCTTATTTTCTAATCCTCAGTCATGCATTAGTAAAAGATAATATTACAGAAGTTCCTTTGCAAGGCGTGATTGATGGCGTTAATCAGGTAAGATATATTCGAACCAATTTTGGGACGAATCAGGAATTCGGCGCCATGCTTGGAATGCAGAAAAGTTTTTTCAAAGGTTATTTATCTACTAATTTTAATGTCGGATTGCAACATAATATCAACAATGGGAGTCTAAGCGAAGATCCTATTTCCGGAGATATTTTCCCACTATACGAGAATAAAAAAAGCTCAACAAGCTTTACCATTCAAACGAGCAATAACATTCAGTTGGATAAGAAAAAAACCTGGTTTCTGGGCGTAAATTATTTTTATGTTGACAAACAAATGATTGAATTAGGAGAGCTTGATCAATTGATGAGTTTAGATTTCACGGTGAAAAAAATATGGAACAACTGGACATTCTCGGTAGATTTAGACGATGTTTTAAATACACAGCTTATCTCTATTACTGATTATCAGGCTAATGGGAACTATAATAATATTTCGCAGGATCGCTATTCACGAGGTGTAAAATTTACCATGGTTTACAATTTCGGAAATCAAAAAGTGAAAAAAATACGAGATATTGACAGTGCCGATAAAGACATTAAAAGCAGAACAAGATAA
- a CDS encoding DUF3817 domain-containing protein, producing MNFIENFFAKYSREQLIKWFKQICVAEAISCFLLYCIAMVWRRYNPDGLLPTIFIIIVGNIHGLFFTLYLILLIEARKIYNWDDEDTVFAILAAFFPFATIWVEKKLARFDRE from the coding sequence ATGAATTTTATTGAGAATTTTTTCGCCAAATACAGCCGTGAACAGCTGATAAAATGGTTTAAACAAATTTGCGTTGCCGAGGCAATTTCCTGTTTTCTCTTGTATTGTATCGCAATGGTTTGGAGACGGTATAATCCAGATGGCCTTTTGCCGACTATTTTTATAATAATTGTCGGTAATATTCATGGTTTATTTTTCACCTTGTATTTAATTTTGTTAATCGAAGCCCGAAAAATTTACAATTGGGATGATGAAGATACCGTGTTTGCAATTCTTGCTGCTTTTTTTCCTTTCGCTACAATATGGGTTGAAAAGAAATTAGCGCGTTTCGATAGAGAATAA